A stretch of the Marivirga tractuosa DSM 4126 genome encodes the following:
- a CDS encoding 7TM diverse intracellular signaling domain-containing protein, translating into MLLYIFILSFQISFSPLEINQDQDEVILGMKELYSYEDKSNQLTFSDVKSPSFESNFRQRTDFEPDDYNRNSTYWVQLNFVLPEYEGNYILEFYDQTIDSINVFIRQDKGVFRKYNLGDAYPFSSKSIKHKNFDLTLDANSEYEAYIQVRNSQYADIRIAIKRIDRFIQYSLNEYFLYGIFYGMILIISLYNLLIFLAIREIKYIYYTFYILSVGFYALCIDGIAYQYLWPEQPDWNQLAYGVALYSIILWSTIFSIRFLNTKMRSPKIHKLIIAVLTARSAFFLYSLFFDPSLFRFRNIEIILLSIIFISSIFVFRRGYKPARFFVVAYGILFLGFLMRALINWSIIPFNTFNYYSLHIGFILEMLFLTFALSDRVRILKANRDRALKRIVTQHEQNVQVINRINRGLERKVEERTKDLNEKNIELEQRNAQINKQSREIAQINSMLDLDNYRLKNNIKKIQRERLLNKNLNFDEFTEIFNTKDQCLEILASFKWKDGFECQKCDSKKYYLNNENLARRCTKCGYNESPTAYTIFKGIKFDIPKAFFIVYTHLNEDRYTLDELAEIMEMRRNTIWEFKRKVEVEIENNGKAYLNNLLHFGYERLTNFVEAR; encoded by the coding sequence ATGTTGCTATATATATTCATTTTATCATTTCAAATTTCATTTAGCCCCCTTGAAATAAATCAAGATCAGGATGAGGTAATTCTAGGCATGAAGGAGTTGTATTCATATGAGGACAAAAGCAATCAGCTGACTTTTTCAGATGTTAAATCCCCTTCCTTTGAATCAAATTTTAGGCAAAGAACGGATTTTGAACCCGATGATTATAATAGGAATTCTACCTACTGGGTGCAATTAAACTTTGTACTCCCCGAATATGAAGGAAATTATATATTGGAGTTTTATGATCAAACTATAGACAGTATAAATGTATTTATAAGGCAAGATAAAGGTGTGTTTAGAAAGTATAATTTGGGGGATGCCTATCCATTCAGTAGCAAATCCATCAAGCACAAAAACTTCGATTTGACACTAGATGCCAACAGTGAATATGAAGCATACATTCAAGTTCGGAATTCACAATATGCTGATATTAGAATTGCTATAAAGCGTATAGACCGTTTTATTCAGTATAGCCTAAATGAATATTTTCTATATGGAATTTTTTACGGGATGATTTTAATCATTTCACTTTATAATTTATTGATTTTCCTGGCTATAAGAGAAATTAAATATATTTACTATACTTTCTACATTTTGAGTGTTGGTTTTTATGCATTGTGTATTGACGGTATAGCTTATCAATATTTATGGCCTGAGCAGCCGGATTGGAATCAGTTAGCGTATGGTGTGGCACTCTATTCGATTATCCTATGGTCAACTATATTTTCCATACGTTTTTTGAATACAAAAATGAGATCACCCAAAATTCATAAATTAATTATTGCTGTTTTAACGGCACGATCTGCATTTTTCCTTTATTCACTATTTTTCGATCCTAGTTTATTCCGGTTTCGGAATATTGAAATCATACTGCTTTCCATAATTTTTATAAGCAGTATTTTTGTTTTTAGAAGGGGCTACAAACCTGCACGATTCTTCGTGGTGGCGTACGGCATATTATTTTTAGGATTTTTAATGCGTGCGCTAATCAATTGGTCAATTATACCTTTCAACACTTTTAATTACTACAGCTTGCATATAGGTTTTATACTGGAGATGCTATTTTTGACTTTTGCATTGTCTGATCGGGTTAGAATATTGAAAGCAAATAGAGACCGCGCTTTGAAGAGAATTGTAACGCAGCATGAGCAGAATGTGCAGGTAATTAATAGAATAAATAGAGGACTAGAAAGGAAAGTAGAAGAAAGAACTAAGGATTTGAATGAGAAAAATATAGAGCTGGAACAAAGAAACGCGCAGATCAATAAGCAGTCTAGGGAAATTGCACAAATTAATTCTATGCTCGACTTAGATAATTATCGATTGAAAAATAATATTAAAAAAATACAGCGTGAAAGGCTTTTAAATAAGAACCTTAATTTCGATGAGTTTACGGAAATCTTTAATACCAAAGACCAATGCCTAGAAATACTAGCTTCATTTAAATGGAAGGATGGATTTGAATGTCAGAAATGTGACAGCAAAAAATATTATCTCAATAATGAAAATTTGGCAAGAAGATGCACCAAATGTGGATATAATGAAAGCCCCACTGCATACACCATTTTTAAAGGCATTAAATTTGATATACCCAAAGCATTTTTCATTGTATATACGCACCTCAATGAGGATCGCTATACTCTGGACGAACTTGCAGAAATAATGGAGATGCGAAGAAATACTATTTGGGAATTTAAGCGTAAAGTGGAAGTAGAAATAGAAAATAACGGTAAGGCATATCTCAACAACTTGCTTCACTTTGGATACGAAAGGCTAACAAATTTCGTGGAAGCAAGATAA
- a CDS encoding SusC/RagA family TonB-linked outer membrane protein: MNKIIRLVFLLFLMASSAMAQVELKGTVTDAANQEPIPGVSIQVIGTDRGTITDIDGNYKLNLDENATLRFSFIGYKTQEVSVNGRSTINIELKEDIEALEEVVVVGYGAIKKSDLTGSVTSIKGEELKTVPTANPVDALQGKVSGVQITNSSGAPGSSPIVRIRGVGTSGNPSPIYVVDGVITNDISFLNSTDIESIEVLKDASALAIYGNRGANGVIIVSTKLGEEGKKPTLSVSSEFSIQIQQNRIDLLNRDQFAEVVNVINPGTYNNVGALPETNWQELIFEPAPIQNHQLSLSGASEKNQYYFSLGYFDQKGTIPESQFQRLNLKFNERYRPKSFLSIGANLNFSLSNRDNTIGNAPFNAYRAWPIISPKDENGNFNVVPNVGNILADFKYNTDNKTRGITTVGQLFGEATFWDGFTFKTSLGIELLLEENESFTPVYSVGDSPQQNEVNSFSKNLFRRSSIIWENTLNYDKTIEQHQINAVVGYTVQSVTNENLNLIGRDLFRDGNDFRYLNPNNLDPNSIQNGIRDVGDFYNQISYLGRLNYSFDNRYIATLTFRRDGSSKFLGDNKFGNFPAVGLGYNVINEEFINLPEQITNLKIRGSWGRVGNDKISYLSAYNVIGNDLNAVFGEEEQIYFGQSDSGFGNPDLKWEIVEQFDIGLEIDLFEARLLGEFDYYQRTTEGILIDLPVPSYLGNGNSNVFFNAGEVRNSGLEFNVQWQDDVGEVEYTIGINGATLNNEMLFVSGVEGSDQLFGRINNDVVSRTEAGLPIGAFYGYQVEGVFQNEDQIANTPSFTGTNPGDLIFADINDDGVINGDDRTFIGSPIPDLTYGISLGASYRNFSLDVLFQGQEGNEILNYKETVRPALYNYEARYYDYWRGEGTSNTEPRPTEGGNNYRISSRYIQDGSFFRLRTVTLSYNLSQDFIKNIGMTSARVFLRGNNVFTLSDFTGYNPEVANGNPLINGIDTGTYPVASIYTAGINLNF, translated from the coding sequence ATGAATAAAATTATACGATTAGTTTTCTTATTATTTCTCATGGCCAGCTCTGCCATGGCTCAAGTAGAATTAAAAGGAACAGTAACGGATGCTGCCAATCAAGAACCTATTCCAGGGGTATCCATTCAAGTTATAGGAACCGACAGAGGGACAATTACTGACATAGATGGTAATTATAAATTGAATTTAGATGAAAATGCCACTTTGCGTTTTTCATTTATAGGATATAAGACTCAGGAAGTATCTGTAAACGGCAGGTCTACCATAAATATTGAATTAAAAGAAGATATAGAAGCGCTTGAGGAAGTAGTTGTAGTTGGATATGGTGCAATTAAAAAGAGTGATTTAACAGGTTCTGTAACATCTATTAAAGGCGAAGAGCTCAAGACAGTTCCTACTGCAAATCCAGTTGATGCTTTGCAAGGAAAAGTATCCGGTGTTCAAATAACTAATTCCTCTGGGGCCCCTGGAAGTTCACCAATAGTAAGAATAAGAGGAGTAGGTACATCTGGGAATCCATCACCTATTTATGTGGTAGATGGAGTAATTACCAATGATATCTCATTTCTTAACTCTACAGATATTGAATCCATCGAAGTACTGAAAGATGCCTCTGCATTGGCAATATATGGAAATAGAGGGGCAAATGGAGTAATTATTGTAAGTACCAAATTAGGAGAAGAGGGTAAAAAACCTACGCTTTCAGTTTCCTCTGAGTTCAGCATTCAAATTCAGCAAAATAGAATTGATTTATTAAATAGAGATCAGTTTGCTGAGGTCGTAAATGTAATTAATCCCGGGACGTACAACAATGTAGGTGCTTTACCTGAAACTAATTGGCAAGAGCTAATATTTGAGCCCGCCCCAATTCAAAACCACCAATTATCTCTTTCAGGAGCATCCGAAAAGAATCAGTATTATTTTTCATTGGGCTATTTTGATCAAAAGGGAACTATTCCGGAATCGCAATTTCAAAGACTGAATTTGAAATTCAATGAACGTTACCGCCCGAAGTCTTTTCTTTCTATCGGGGCCAATCTTAATTTTTCTTTGTCAAACAGAGATAATACGATAGGAAATGCACCTTTTAATGCTTACCGGGCATGGCCGATTATTTCTCCTAAAGATGAAAATGGGAATTTTAATGTGGTGCCAAATGTGGGTAATATTTTGGCAGACTTTAAATACAATACTGATAATAAAACCAGAGGAATTACTACGGTTGGTCAACTTTTTGGCGAAGCTACTTTTTGGGATGGATTTACATTTAAAACCAGCTTAGGAATTGAGTTACTATTGGAAGAAAATGAATCATTCACACCAGTATATTCAGTAGGAGATTCTCCTCAACAAAATGAAGTCAATAGTTTTTCCAAAAACCTATTCAGACGTTCGTCAATCATTTGGGAAAACACTTTAAATTATGATAAAACTATTGAACAGCATCAGATTAATGCAGTAGTGGGCTATACAGTTCAAAGTGTTACCAACGAGAATTTAAATCTTATAGGAAGAGATTTATTTAGAGATGGTAATGATTTTAGATATCTAAATCCTAATAACCTGGATCCTAATAGTATACAAAATGGTATCAGGGATGTAGGAGATTTCTATAATCAAATTTCATACTTAGGAAGATTAAATTATTCATTCGATAATCGTTATATCGCCACTCTTACTTTCAGAAGAGATGGATCATCTAAGTTTTTAGGAGATAATAAGTTTGGAAATTTTCCAGCAGTAGGGTTAGGATATAATGTCATCAATGAAGAGTTTATTAACCTTCCGGAACAAATTACCAATCTAAAAATTAGAGGTAGTTGGGGTCGGGTTGGTAATGATAAAATTTCTTATTTATCGGCCTATAACGTGATAGGGAATGATTTAAATGCAGTCTTCGGAGAGGAAGAACAGATATATTTTGGTCAATCTGATAGTGGTTTCGGAAATCCAGACCTCAAATGGGAAATAGTTGAGCAGTTTGATATTGGATTAGAAATTGATTTGTTTGAAGCAAGATTGTTAGGTGAGTTTGATTATTACCAAAGAACCACAGAAGGGATTTTGATAGACTTGCCTGTTCCTAGTTATCTAGGAAATGGTAATAGCAATGTCTTTTTTAATGCGGGGGAAGTAAGGAATAGTGGTTTAGAATTTAATGTTCAATGGCAAGATGATGTTGGAGAAGTCGAGTATACTATTGGAATTAATGGAGCCACTCTCAATAATGAAATGCTTTTCGTTAGTGGGGTTGAGGGTTCAGACCAATTATTTGGAAGAATTAATAACGATGTAGTTTCCAGAACAGAAGCAGGGCTTCCTATTGGAGCGTTTTATGGCTATCAGGTAGAAGGAGTTTTTCAAAATGAAGATCAAATTGCTAATACTCCATCTTTTACGGGGACAAATCCTGGGGATCTTATTTTTGCCGATATTAATGATGATGGAGTAATAAACGGTGATGATAGAACATTTATCGGTTCACCTATTCCAGATTTAACCTACGGAATCAGCTTAGGGGCTTCTTATAGAAATTTTAGTTTAGATGTCCTTTTTCAAGGGCAAGAAGGAAATGAGATATTAAATTATAAAGAAACTGTAAGGCCAGCTCTTTATAATTATGAGGCTAGATACTATGATTATTGGAGAGGCGAAGGAACTAGCAATACGGAACCAAGACCGACTGAGGGAGGGAATAATTATAGAATTTCATCACGTTATATCCAAGATGGAAGCTTCTTTCGATTAAGAACGGTTACGCTTTCATATAATCTCTCTCAAGATTTTATAAAAAACATTGGAATGACATCGGCTAGGGTGTTTTTAAGAGGAAATAATGTGTTCACTTTAAGTGATTTCACAGGATATAATCCAGAAGTAGCCAATGGTAACCCATTGATTAATGGGATAGATACAGGTACCTATCCGGTTGCAAGTATTTACACAGCAGGAATTAACCTTAATTTTTAA